In Candidatus Bathyarchaeia archaeon, one DNA window encodes the following:
- a CDS encoding tRNA(Ile)(2)-agmatinylcytidine synthase, translating to MALKHLYIGFDDTDSPRKGCTTYIAALLVEKLEKLGAIFTDYPNLIRLNPNVPWKTRGNGALCLRIKCDEDIIDEIKETVLTLVEENSDLTFKGTDPGVVFLERARVPREIQLFAKKAITGIVDLKTALKLLKRFKAEAVGFKSGRGIIGALAAVGETLRDDHTFEIIAYRTPENYGTERRIDKNSVIEMDRATAPCTFNNVDPETGRILITPRGPDPILFGIRGESPEAVKKAFEMVRPIEPVERWVIFRTNHGTDAHLTRIKELSQLKPYHPVIARGVVVADPRIIPRRHVIFTIGDQSARVDCAAYAPTGMLRKVASKLIVGDHVEVYGGVRPPSKGHPMTINLEKMRILKLAPKVVYRNPLCPKCGKRLKSMGKDKGFRCEKCGLRFPELKKVAVKIKRDIDKGLYVSPPRSQRHLTKPLVRYGAEKRRSSEVKLIEGWHFP from the coding sequence ATGGCTTTAAAGCACTTGTACATAGGCTTTGATGATACGGATTCGCCTAGAAAGGGATGCACCACATACATTGCAGCCCTATTAGTGGAGAAGCTGGAAAAACTTGGAGCGATTTTCACGGATTACCCGAACCTCATTAGATTAAACCCCAACGTACCATGGAAAACCAGAGGGAACGGGGCGCTCTGCTTAAGGATAAAGTGCGACGAGGACATCATCGACGAAATTAAAGAAACAGTTCTAACACTTGTCGAGGAAAACTCCGATTTAACGTTTAAGGGCACAGATCCGGGCGTTGTCTTCTTAGAGAGGGCGAGAGTCCCGAGGGAGATTCAACTTTTCGCCAAGAAGGCGATCACCGGGATTGTTGACTTGAAAACAGCCCTAAAACTCTTAAAGCGGTTCAAGGCGGAGGCGGTTGGTTTCAAAAGCGGGCGTGGGATAATAGGCGCCTTGGCGGCGGTGGGCGAAACATTACGGGACGATCACACCTTCGAAATCATCGCCTACCGCACACCGGAAAACTATGGCACGGAAAGAAGAATTGACAAAAATTCAGTAATAGAAATGGACAGAGCCACCGCTCCATGCACGTTTAACAATGTTGACCCTGAAACGGGCAGAATCCTAATAACGCCTAGAGGTCCAGACCCAATTCTTTTTGGCATAAGAGGCGAAAGCCCGGAAGCAGTCAAAAAAGCCTTTGAAATGGTTAGACCCATCGAGCCAGTTGAGCGCTGGGTTATCTTCCGCACGAATCATGGCACAGACGCCCATTTAACACGCATCAAAGAGTTGAGTCAGCTAAAACCCTATCATCCCGTAATCGCCCGAGGAGTTGTGGTAGCGGATCCAAGAATAATTCCCCGGAGGCATGTCATCTTTACTATTGGCGATCAGAGTGCCAGGGTGGACTGCGCCGCTTACGCGCCTACGGGTATGCTTAGAAAGGTGGCGAGCAAACTCATCGTTGGAGATCATGTTGAGGTTTATGGTGGTGTTCGCCCACCTTCTAAAGGGCATCCGATGACCATTAACCTTGAAAAAATGCGTATATTAAAACTCGCGCCTAAAGTGGTTTATCGTAATCCCCTCTGCCCCAAGTGTGGTAAACGCTTGAAATCTATGGGCAAGGATAAGGGTTTCAGATGTGAAAAATGTGGTTTGCGGTTTCCAGAACTCAAAAAAGTTGCTGTCAAAATTAAACGGGACATTGACAAGGGGCTATACGTAAGCCCGCCGAGATCCCAGAGACACCTCACAAAACCTCTTGTGCGTTATGGTGCGGAAAAACGCCGAAGCTCCGAAGTTAAACTGATCGAGGGTTGGCATTTTCCATAA
- a CDS encoding FUN14 domain-containing protein codes for MSDILPPIIYELGLGGICGFIIGFSIKKLGKLMLFLIGLFAAILVYLGLKGVLNVNYEALFKLVSDLLGAAGSAFSWLIHTIILLPFAASFAAGFIVGFKLG; via the coding sequence ATGAGCGATATTCTACCCCCAATAATCTATGAGCTTGGTTTAGGAGGCATTTGCGGCTTTATAATTGGATTCTCTATTAAAAAGTTGGGCAAACTTATGCTATTTTTAATCGGCTTGTTCGCCGCAATCCTCGTTTACCTCGGCTTAAAAGGTGTTTTAAACGTGAACTACGAAGCCCTTTTCAAGCTTGTAAGCGACTTATTGGGAGCTGCGGGCAGCGCGTTTTCCTGGCTTATCCACACCATAATCCTGCTGCCCTTCGCTGCAAGCTTTGCAGCAGGCTTTATTGTAGGCTTCAAGCTTGGATAG
- the alaS gene encoding alanine--tRNA ligase, with the protein MEKFPAEEYTLPFFKEHGYVRKLCPKCGSYFWTLNVEQETCGEARAEECATYTFIGNPPTRRSYTLREMRELFLSFFEKHGHIRIKPYPVVARWRDDIYLTHASIIDFQPYVTEGIAPPPANPLVIVQPCIRLVDISNTGPTFGKYLTIFEMGGHHAFNYPDKEVYWKDQTVRYHHAFATEELGIKPEEITYKEDVWSGGGNAGPCLECIVRGLEVATLVFMQYKVLGNQLVKLPIRTVDTGYGIERYAWLSQGAPSAFHTIYGEVLDRILEMAGITNLDLNLLSHVARFSHLISLEKTAGLAEARRKISEKIGVNVITLDRLLTPVEYAFAVADHTKCLCFILSEGVVPSNIQEGYLARLLFRRIYRLLRLLGIQDKLYDIFDMQIRYWSIDYPHLMEMRDEIMEMLHVEEEKFRETIARGGALIKRITEELKSRGVKKFPVETLTELYDSHGLPPEIVKETAEAEGLTVEVPENFYSLVAEKHMQTSKPTETIEYKKWIEDEVINLPETEELYYKDQYMTCFEAKVLKVFGGKFVVLNRTCFYPEGGGQPADTGFLEFDGKKAEVVDVQKVGRVIVHKISRGPLPSEGSTVRGFIDWDRRYALMKSHTATHVVNAAARRVLGQHVWQFGAQKGVESSRLDITHYRRLTLEEVQKIEALANEAVFRQIPVEISWMPRTEAENLYGFRLYQGGAVPGREIRVVKIGDWDVEACGGTHVRNTGEIGFIKIIHSERIQDGVERLEYAVGVHALKAVQKNEQLLLRLSEILNAPLEKLDKAAEKVLKDLREANAERRRLIKEIARLESLSAAAKTEVIVHEIGDIKLVMRDFKEDLNIDRMIQTASELIKRDEATVAIFYGADGKTARLLVMAGQKAVEKGVNANEIAKEASIILGGGGGGRPNFAQGGGPLTEKMQEAVKKAEEVLREQLKCQPK; encoded by the coding sequence TTGGAGAAGTTTCCAGCAGAGGAATACACCCTCCCATTTTTCAAAGAACACGGTTACGTTAGAAAACTCTGTCCAAAATGTGGATCATACTTCTGGACCTTAAACGTAGAACAAGAGACGTGCGGTGAGGCAAGGGCTGAAGAATGCGCCACCTACACTTTTATAGGTAACCCGCCCACAAGGAGAAGTTATACTTTACGCGAAATGCGCGAATTGTTCCTTTCCTTTTTCGAAAAGCACGGCCACATCCGCATCAAGCCCTACCCTGTTGTTGCAAGGTGGAGAGATGACATTTACCTAACCCATGCAAGCATAATAGACTTTCAACCATACGTGACAGAGGGGATTGCCCCTCCCCCGGCGAATCCTCTGGTTATAGTTCAGCCATGTATCCGTTTGGTGGATATATCCAATACTGGTCCAACTTTTGGCAAGTATCTAACCATCTTTGAGATGGGTGGGCATCATGCATTTAACTATCCGGATAAGGAGGTTTACTGGAAAGATCAGACGGTGCGATATCATCACGCTTTCGCCACGGAAGAGCTTGGCATAAAACCTGAGGAAATAACGTACAAGGAGGATGTATGGTCTGGCGGTGGAAACGCTGGACCATGCCTCGAATGCATTGTTAGGGGTTTAGAGGTTGCAACCCTTGTTTTCATGCAGTACAAGGTTTTGGGAAACCAGCTTGTGAAATTGCCCATTAGAACGGTGGACACGGGATATGGCATAGAACGTTACGCTTGGCTTTCCCAAGGAGCTCCAAGCGCATTCCACACAATTTACGGTGAGGTTTTGGATAGAATCCTTGAAATGGCTGGAATAACCAATTTGGATTTAAACCTACTCTCCCATGTTGCCCGTTTTTCTCACCTTATAAGCCTTGAGAAAACGGCTGGTTTGGCGGAGGCTAGGCGGAAAATATCCGAAAAGATTGGAGTCAATGTCATTACCTTAGATAGGCTTTTAACGCCGGTGGAGTATGCTTTTGCCGTTGCAGATCACACGAAGTGCTTGTGCTTTATACTTTCTGAGGGGGTTGTTCCATCAAACATTCAAGAGGGATACTTGGCGAGGCTGCTATTCAGAAGGATATATAGGCTGTTGAGGCTGCTGGGGATTCAGGACAAACTCTACGACATTTTCGATATGCAGATTCGCTATTGGTCAATTGACTACCCACACCTCATGGAAATGCGGGACGAAATAATGGAGATGCTTCACGTGGAAGAGGAGAAGTTCAGAGAGACAATAGCGAGAGGCGGAGCGCTCATAAAGCGTATAACTGAGGAATTAAAATCGAGAGGTGTCAAAAAGTTTCCAGTTGAAACCTTGACGGAGCTTTATGACTCCCATGGGCTTCCACCAGAAATAGTTAAGGAGACGGCGGAGGCTGAGGGCTTAACCGTGGAGGTTCCGGAAAACTTTTACAGTTTGGTTGCTGAGAAACACATGCAAACCTCCAAACCAACAGAAACCATTGAATATAAAAAATGGATTGAAGATGAAGTGATTAATCTCCCAGAAACAGAGGAGCTGTACTATAAAGATCAATACATGACGTGTTTCGAGGCGAAAGTCCTCAAAGTCTTCGGAGGCAAGTTCGTCGTCCTCAATAGGACGTGCTTCTATCCCGAGGGTGGGGGGCAACCGGCTGACACGGGATTTCTAGAGTTTGACGGCAAAAAAGCTGAGGTTGTTGATGTGCAGAAGGTTGGCAGGGTTATAGTCCACAAAATTAGCAGGGGGCCCCTTCCCAGCGAGGGAAGCACTGTTAGGGGGTTTATAGACTGGGATAGGCGGTATGCGTTGATGAAAAGTCATACTGCAACTCATGTTGTTAACGCTGCTGCTCGACGGGTTTTGGGGCAGCATGTGTGGCAGTTTGGCGCACAAAAAGGCGTTGAAAGTTCAAGGCTTGACATTACCCATTACCGCCGCCTAACACTGGAGGAAGTGCAGAAAATTGAGGCTTTAGCTAATGAAGCTGTTTTCCGCCAAATCCCAGTGGAGATCTCATGGATGCCTCGAACTGAAGCCGAAAACCTTTATGGTTTTCGACTTTATCAGGGCGGCGCAGTTCCCGGTAGGGAAATCCGTGTTGTCAAAATTGGCGACTGGGATGTTGAAGCTTGCGGCGGAACACATGTGCGGAACACTGGGGAGATAGGCTTCATCAAGATTATTCACTCAGAAAGGATACAGGATGGTGTGGAGCGCCTCGAATATGCTGTTGGCGTACATGCCCTAAAGGCTGTACAGAAAAATGAGCAGCTTCTACTCAGACTTTCGGAGATTCTAAACGCACCCCTAGAAAAGCTGGACAAAGCAGCGGAGAAAGTGTTGAAAGATTTAAGGGAGGCAAATGCTGAAAGGCGGAGACTGATCAAAGAGATAGCAAGGCTTGAAAGCTTAAGCGCCGCCGCAAAAACAGAGGTTATTGTCCATGAAATTGGCGACATCAAACTTGTTATGCGCGACTTTAAAGAGGACTTGAACATAGACCGCATGATCCAAACGGCCAGCGAGCTAATAAAAAGAGATGAGGCGACCGTTGCAATCTTTTACGGCGCAGACGGCAAAACCGCAAGACTGCTGGTGATGGCTGGACAAAAAGCTGTTGAAAAAGGCGTGAATGCCAACGAAATAGCTAAAGAAGCCTCAATAATATTAGGCGGTGGCGGTGGAGGAAGACCAAACTTTGCTCAAGGCGGAGGACCCTTAACAGAGAAAATGCAAGAGGCTGTGAAGAAAGCTGAGGAAGTTTTAAGGGAGCAATTGAAGTGTCAGCCCAAATAA
- a CDS encoding electron transfer flavoprotein subunit beta/FixA family protein — protein sequence MDIIVCVKHVPETAEAELKIDATGKGIEKTGLVFDINEWDDYALEEAVRIKEKFGGTVTAITVGSEDSDSTLRKCLARGADKAIRLTDPKFAGSDAYATAKILYGAIKNMHFDIILTGAQAGDDGSAVVGPVLAELLGIPHATMVKKIEFGDGKAIVNRELEGGLEERLEVKLPALFTVQTGINEPRYVSIMGIRKAMQKEIKVMGLADIGLSENEVGEAGSWMVIEKLYVPPVEKQAEFLTGSPDEVAAKIVEILKARGLI from the coding sequence TTGGACATCATTGTTTGTGTTAAGCATGTGCCAGAAACAGCGGAAGCCGAATTAAAAATTGATGCCACAGGCAAGGGCATAGAAAAAACGGGTCTAGTCTTCGATATAAACGAGTGGGACGACTACGCCCTAGAAGAGGCTGTGCGCATCAAAGAAAAATTTGGAGGAACTGTAACCGCCATAACGGTTGGTTCAGAGGACTCTGACAGCACCCTACGAAAGTGTTTGGCCCGCGGGGCTGACAAGGCTATACGCTTGACAGATCCAAAGTTCGCGGGTTCAGATGCCTATGCCACCGCCAAAATCCTTTACGGCGCCATCAAAAACATGCATTTCGATATCATCTTGACTGGGGCTCAAGCGGGCGATGATGGAAGTGCCGTTGTAGGTCCTGTCCTTGCGGAACTTCTCGGAATCCCGCATGCCACGATGGTTAAGAAGATTGAGTTTGGCGATGGCAAAGCTATTGTAAACCGCGAGCTTGAAGGCGGCTTGGAAGAGCGTTTGGAGGTTAAACTGCCGGCGCTCTTCACTGTTCAAACTGGGATAAATGAGCCTCGCTACGTTTCAATTATGGGCATTCGAAAGGCCATGCAGAAGGAGATAAAAGTCATGGGCCTAGCGGACATAGGCCTAAGCGAAAATGAGGTAGGCGAAGCCGGTTCATGGATGGTTATAGAGAAGCTTTATGTTCCTCCCGTTGAAAAGCAGGCTGAATTCCTAACTGGAAGCCCAGACGAGGTAGCCGCCAAAATCGTTGAAATTCTAAAGGCGAGGGGGCTGATTTAA
- a CDS encoding electron transfer flavoprotein subunit alpha/FixB family protein encodes MAEIFVLAEHRQGQLRDITFEMLTKAREIAEKTNAGLTAVLLGKNVREHAKVLAEYSNKVLLVEDDRLEHFNSDAYQRVLSTLIREHKPALTIIGHTSYGVELAPRLAAALNISLATDCIDFGFEGERLTVIRQMYGGKVNVKAVLRKSESYMVTVRQAAFQAQKPQPPMNGEIIEISSPLTEDIATKRFLEYVLPPPGGVDITAADVLVGIGRGIKDQSNIPMVEELAKSLGGVLACSRPIVDKGWLPSDRQVGTSGKTVKPKLYLALGISGAFQHVLGMKNSDLIIAVNKDPKAPIFSFSDYGVVEDLFKIVPALKNKINEVKAQKAA; translated from the coding sequence ATGGCTGAGATATTTGTACTGGCTGAACATAGACAGGGACAATTGAGAGACATAACCTTTGAAATGTTAACCAAAGCCAGAGAGATAGCCGAAAAAACAAATGCCGGTTTAACAGCCGTCTTGTTGGGCAAGAATGTTAGGGAACATGCTAAGGTGCTGGCGGAATACTCCAACAAAGTTTTGCTTGTAGAGGACGATAGGCTTGAACACTTCAACTCCGACGCCTATCAGAGGGTTCTCTCCACCCTAATCAGGGAGCATAAGCCAGCCCTAACAATTATTGGACACACGTCATATGGTGTAGAGCTCGCCCCGAGGCTAGCCGCAGCCTTAAACATCTCTCTTGCCACGGACTGTATAGACTTTGGTTTTGAAGGCGAGAGGCTTACGGTGATTCGGCAGATGTACGGTGGAAAGGTGAACGTTAAGGCTGTCCTCCGTAAATCTGAAAGCTACATGGTTACCGTGCGGCAGGCAGCCTTCCAAGCCCAAAAGCCTCAGCCTCCCATGAATGGGGAAATCATTGAAATTTCATCGCCATTGACAGAGGATATAGCAACGAAACGCTTCCTGGAATATGTCTTGCCACCTCCTGGAGGTGTAGATATAACTGCTGCGGATGTGCTGGTCGGCATTGGACGGGGAATTAAGGATCAAAGCAATATCCCAATGGTGGAGGAGCTGGCGAAATCTCTTGGCGGGGTTTTGGCTTGCTCCCGTCCAATAGTAGACAAGGGCTGGCTTCCAAGCGACCGGCAGGTAGGCACGTCTGGAAAAACCGTTAAACCAAAACTCTACCTGGCGTTGGGAATTAGCGGAGCCTTCCAGCATGTTCTGGGAATGAAAAACTCCGACTTAATCATAGCGGTGAATAAGGATCCAAAGGCTCCTATATTCAGCTTCTCAGACTACGGTGTTGTGGAGGACCTCTTCAAAATAGTGCCAGCATTGAAAAACAAGATTAACGAGGTGAAAGCCCAAAAAGCGGCGTAG
- a CDS encoding acyl-CoA dehydrogenase family protein: protein MHLKLTEEQMEIKRAAREFAEKEFTPELALEYDRKEEFPFELYRKAAKLGFTSMRIPEEYGGQGYGVLEECLVVEEFCRVDPGLGVAVSLGNLMVPDVLLKHGTEKQKEKYIPPLAKGEKIAAAAFTEPEHGSDITRLDTTAVKVGNEWVINGSKQFITNAPIADTFIILCQTDPNATPSHRGQSLFLAEKGMPGLEATKLQGKMGIRPCVTGSLALCDLHVPEENLVGELNKGFYYALELFDGTRITVAAQAVGIAQGAFERALAYAKTRKQFGQPIINFQGVSFKLAEMAMEIEAARLLTYKAAWIYDHEKPNPAATSMAKAYASRVAMEVTDEAIQIFGGYGYLADYHVERFHRCAKITEIYEGTSEIQKLTIVNFLQKQP from the coding sequence ATGCATCTTAAGCTAACCGAAGAGCAGATGGAGATAAAGCGGGCAGCCCGTGAATTCGCAGAAAAAGAGTTCACGCCCGAGCTTGCTTTGGAGTATGACCGCAAAGAAGAGTTCCCCTTTGAACTCTACAGGAAAGCCGCCAAGCTGGGCTTCACAAGCATGCGGATACCAGAGGAATATGGCGGACAAGGCTATGGCGTTCTAGAAGAATGCCTAGTGGTTGAGGAGTTCTGCCGTGTTGATCCAGGGTTAGGCGTAGCTGTTTCCCTTGGAAACCTTATGGTTCCAGACGTTCTACTCAAGCATGGCACTGAAAAACAGAAGGAAAAGTATATCCCACCGCTGGCGAAGGGTGAGAAAATTGCCGCCGCGGCTTTTACGGAGCCAGAGCATGGAAGCGACATAACCCGTTTAGACACGACAGCCGTGAAGGTCGGCAACGAGTGGGTTATAAACGGCTCAAAACAGTTTATAACAAACGCTCCAATAGCCGACACCTTTATAATCCTATGCCAGACAGACCCCAACGCTACACCATCCCACAGAGGTCAAAGCCTGTTTCTCGCCGAAAAGGGCATGCCCGGACTGGAGGCGACAAAGCTTCAGGGCAAGATGGGTATAAGACCTTGTGTTACGGGTTCTCTTGCGTTGTGTGATCTTCACGTGCCGGAGGAGAACCTTGTAGGCGAGCTTAACAAGGGCTTTTATTACGCTTTAGAGCTTTTTGATGGGACGCGGATAACGGTTGCGGCTCAAGCCGTTGGCATAGCTCAAGGAGCGTTTGAAAGGGCGCTTGCATACGCCAAAACCCGCAAACAGTTTGGGCAGCCCATAATAAACTTCCAAGGAGTTTCCTTTAAACTGGCTGAGATGGCGATGGAAATCGAGGCGGCTCGCCTACTCACATACAAGGCGGCTTGGATATATGATCATGAAAAGCCTAATCCAGCTGCCACGTCTATGGCGAAAGCCTACGCGAGTCGTGTTGCAATGGAGGTAACTGACGAGGCGATTCAAATTTTCGGTGGATATGGATATTTGGCGGACTATCATGTTGAACGGTTCCACCGCTGTGCAAAAATAACTGAAATCTACGAGGGCACAAGCGAAATTCAAAAGCTGACAATCGTGAATTTCCTCCAAAAACAACCATAA
- a CDS encoding 3-hydroxyacyl-CoA dehydrogenase: MIEKLKKAAVIGSGAMGHGITQLLAMSGFEVAMVDISDELLQRALEKIKWSLGKFVEKRRIRQEDADAAIARIKTTTSYEEAARDIDIAIEAVPENLELKKKVFAKLDSIAPPHAILASNTSTLSITEMGNATNRPDKVAGMHFFNPPQLMALVEVIKGEKTSQETIDALVELAKRLGKTPVVVKKDVRGFIVNRVLGAVFNEAFWAYHRGEASKEGIDASVKYGGGFPMGWFELADFVGLDIAYEVGKILYEAYGERFKPCAEVIEPLVKAGKLGQKTGVGFYDWTRGRPRIPFNLMEEYDVERSWAVAVNEAAWLIREGAAAPADIDTGMKLGTYWPSGPCEYADRTGLDVVLDKLRGLYAKYNMEMYRPCPLLEEYVSKGWLGKKTGRGFY, from the coding sequence TTGATTGAAAAACTGAAAAAGGCAGCTGTCATCGGCTCTGGCGCGATGGGGCATGGCATAACGCAGCTTTTGGCGATGAGCGGCTTTGAAGTGGCGATGGTAGATATAAGCGATGAACTTCTCCAAAGGGCGCTGGAGAAGATCAAGTGGAGCTTGGGCAAATTTGTGGAGAAGAGACGCATAAGACAGGAGGATGCAGACGCTGCGATTGCAAGGATAAAGACAACCACGAGCTATGAAGAAGCCGCAAGGGACATAGACATAGCCATTGAGGCTGTCCCAGAAAACCTTGAACTAAAAAAGAAGGTTTTCGCCAAACTCGACAGCATAGCACCACCCCACGCAATACTAGCCTCTAACACCTCAACCCTAAGCATAACTGAAATGGGAAACGCCACAAATAGACCCGACAAGGTGGCTGGAATGCACTTTTTCAATCCACCCCAACTTATGGCGCTTGTGGAGGTGATTAAGGGCGAAAAAACAAGCCAGGAAACAATAGACGCCCTCGTGGAATTGGCTAAAAGGCTTGGAAAAACCCCAGTAGTTGTGAAGAAGGATGTACGGGGCTTTATAGTGAACCGGGTTCTAGGCGCGGTTTTCAATGAGGCTTTCTGGGCTTATCATCGTGGAGAAGCATCGAAAGAGGGGATAGACGCCTCGGTGAAGTATGGTGGAGGCTTTCCCATGGGATGGTTTGAACTGGCGGATTTTGTTGGATTAGACATCGCCTACGAAGTTGGAAAAATACTCTATGAGGCTTATGGTGAGCGCTTCAAGCCATGTGCAGAAGTTATAGAACCGCTGGTTAAAGCGGGAAAGCTTGGGCAAAAAACAGGCGTCGGCTTCTACGACTGGACAAGGGGGCGTCCAAGAATCCCCTTCAACCTTATGGAAGAATATGATGTTGAAAGATCTTGGGCTGTAGCCGTAAACGAGGCGGCATGGCTAATACGTGAAGGAGCCGCAGCCCCGGCAGACATAGACACAGGGATGAAGCTTGGCACGTATTGGCCGTCGGGCCCATGTGAGTATGCAGATAGAACAGGCTTGGATGTAGTCCTAGATAAGTTGAGGGGACTTTACGCCAAATACAACATGGAAATGTATAGGCCATGCCCATTGCTGGAGGAATATGTCAGCAAGGGCTGGCTTGGCAAGAAAACGGGAAGGGGGTTCTATTAA
- a CDS encoding acyl-CoA dehydrogenase family protein, whose product MRFELTEEQIGIRNAVREFCEKEFKPELALELDRKEEFPLELYRKAAKLGFTSMFFPQEYGGQGYGLLETCIVIEEMCRADSSLGVAISSGNFGSELILVYGSKEQKEKYLPPICRGDYLSAAAFTEPNVSGSDITRMETTATKYGNEWWINGTKTFITNAPLADFIIVLTQTDTKVRPTYRGETLFVVDKGTPGLEVTKLHNKMGIRCSVTGEVRFDNVKVTDWHIVGELNRGFYHSMEFFDKTRVGVAAQAVGMAQGAWEIAFKYAKQREAFGQPIIQHEAIGCTLAELATKIEAARLLTYKAAWLIDVRKMDPMATAMAKQYASRVAMEATDFAIQTLGGYGYLGEYRVERYHRDAKITEIYEGTSEIQKLTVLKYLLRKF is encoded by the coding sequence ATGAGGTTTGAATTAACCGAGGAACAGATTGGGATAAGAAATGCCGTGAGGGAGTTTTGCGAAAAAGAGTTTAAACCAGAACTTGCCTTGGAATTGGATCGAAAAGAGGAGTTTCCCCTAGAACTTTACAGAAAGGCTGCCAAGCTGGGCTTTACAAGCATGTTCTTCCCACAAGAATACGGTGGACAAGGATACGGTCTTCTTGAAACATGCATTGTGATAGAGGAAATGTGTAGGGCGGATTCATCCCTTGGTGTGGCGATTTCGAGTGGGAACTTCGGCAGCGAGCTTATCCTCGTCTATGGCAGCAAGGAGCAGAAGGAGAAGTATCTTCCACCTATATGTAGGGGCGACTACCTTTCCGCGGCCGCCTTCACAGAGCCAAATGTGAGCGGAAGCGACATAACCCGCATGGAAACAACAGCCACCAAATATGGGAATGAATGGTGGATAAACGGCACAAAAACATTCATTACAAATGCCCCTCTAGCCGACTTCATAATCGTTTTAACACAAACAGACACGAAGGTTAGGCCCACGTATAGGGGCGAAACCCTCTTCGTGGTGGACAAGGGCACCCCAGGCTTAGAGGTGACAAAACTTCACAACAAGATGGGAATCCGCTGCTCAGTAACGGGTGAAGTGAGATTCGACAACGTTAAAGTCACCGACTGGCACATTGTCGGCGAACTTAACAGAGGCTTCTATCATTCCATGGAGTTCTTCGACAAGACTAGAGTTGGTGTGGCAGCCCAAGCAGTCGGCATGGCTCAGGGTGCATGGGAAATAGCCTTCAAATATGCCAAGCAACGGGAAGCCTTTGGACAGCCGATAATACAGCATGAAGCCATAGGCTGTACTTTGGCTGAGCTGGCTACGAAGATAGAGGCGGCTAGACTCCTAACCTATAAGGCTGCTTGGCTTATAGATGTTAGGAAGATGGATCCCATGGCCACTGCCATGGCTAAACAATACGCGAGTCGCGTGGCAATGGAGGCAACAGACTTCGCCATCCAAACATTGGGTGGATACGGTTATTTGGGCGAATACCGCGTCGAAAGATACCACAGAGACGCAAAAATAACCGAGATTTATGAGGGTACAAGTGAGATCCAAAAGTTGACGGTGCTTAAGTATCTCCTCAGAAAGTTCTGA
- a CDS encoding enoyl-CoA hydratase-related protein has protein sequence MSKAYETLKVEREDNVLWITLNRPHRLNAFNDVLMEELADALDTAEKDQSIRCVVITGEGDRAFSAGADVTMFPKATPVKAEEFSRLGQKIFSKIEEMSKPVIAAINGFALGGGLELALACDFRIAAEHAELGCPEINLGLIPGWGGTQRLTRIVGLAKAKEIIMLGIRLKAEEALKIGLVHKVVHYEKLRDEVRELAKKLSEGPPIALKYAKHALNFGTQVPLEAGLRIEAGLMALTFSTEDLKEGVEAFMSRRKAEFKGK, from the coding sequence ATGAGTAAAGCATACGAAACCCTAAAGGTGGAAAGGGAAGATAACGTTTTGTGGATAACCCTAAACCGTCCCCATAGGCTCAACGCCTTCAACGACGTTTTGATGGAAGAACTTGCAGACGCCCTGGACACTGCCGAAAAAGACCAGTCCATAAGGTGTGTTGTGATAACCGGTGAAGGCGACAGAGCCTTCAGTGCCGGCGCAGACGTAACTATGTTCCCCAAGGCTACGCCTGTAAAGGCTGAAGAATTTTCTAGGCTTGGACAGAAGATTTTCAGCAAGATAGAGGAAATGTCGAAGCCGGTTATAGCAGCCATAAACGGCTTTGCTCTTGGAGGCGGACTGGAGCTTGCATTGGCCTGCGACTTTAGAATAGCCGCGGAACACGCTGAACTTGGATGTCCAGAAATAAACCTTGGGCTTATACCCGGATGGGGTGGAACCCAGAGACTTACGAGGATCGTTGGGCTGGCAAAAGCCAAGGAAATTATCATGCTTGGAATTCGGCTTAAAGCTGAAGAAGCCCTCAAAATAGGCTTGGTTCACAAGGTTGTACACTACGAGAAACTCAGAGACGAAGTCCGTGAACTAGCCAAAAAACTGAGTGAAGGCCCGCCCATAGCCCTGAAATATGCCAAACACGCCTTAAACTTTGGAACGCAAGTCCCCTTAGAGGCGGGGCTACGCATAGAAGCTGGCCTTATGGCCTTAACCTTCTCCACGGAGGATCTGAAAGAAGGCGTAGAAGCCTTCATGTCTAGGCGGAAAGCCGAATTCAAGGGGAAATAA